One genomic segment of Impatiens glandulifera chromosome 6, dImpGla2.1, whole genome shotgun sequence includes these proteins:
- the LOC124943081 gene encoding putative disease resistance protein RGA3 encodes MVDAALISGLLSNLVPLIKDEFSLFWSFQKEVQKLSSTLSSINAVLEDAERKNLQEKDKQMEDWLRKLKNVAYEVRDIMDDCTFQDLRLQLKRLNASSSTRIKVTNSIIHPFSSTWTRLKVGHKIKDAQEKLDQISSERQKLHLCESIHDSKIDKFTSNWRETMSLSSCNQVYGRDKEKKQIVDILVNNSSSACVDKKLSVLSIVGIGGLGKTTLAQMVFNDEEISKHFDTKIWVCVSDEFDIKLVIKAIIGTTNETSLEILQKMIQEKLKGKKYLIVLDDVWNENVEAWDQLRSILDCGSNGAFVLTTTRKRNVARIMETIEHFQLSGLSNNDCWLLLEERAFMCGTPKTPNFVDIGKEIVKKCKGVPLVAKTLGSQLGFKSDSNEWRKIRDSKIWEIFQNEESDLLPILRLSYYDLPYHLRRCFVFCAIFPKDTVIEKERLIQLWMAHDLIPTFTNQSVEDIGNTIWKELCWRSFFQDDNLNWIGLHEICNMHDLMYELAQSVMKDECYTLDANSSNDGIRLEIRHLAVKVDEFFKTSFHSLMKIGGLQSIMLHGKFTKKILSFLRELPSLRVLGVIHKVQYQDLRYVGCLKHLRYLDISGSTQITTLPDSICDLLNLQTLKLNECSNLESLPRHTKDLVSLRHLYLKGCHRLKYMPRGMGQLKHLKTLNLFVISKKERDGQLDELRELDIGGSLEIKNLGRVSDASIARGTSMAKKTSIDELKLDWRSYDEDDESKSIRHEIIGEALEVSTARLKILRMIDYKGMNLPKWVGKSSPSLTRLVLRDLDNVNTIASSRDAIEMTVLFPLLEELEINGMMNLRELVSPSCWSTGAFPNLCRLDISNCPNLGRLPPHLKALKDVTVLGECSEELLYSIGNLNGLTRLELKLSRLNNNVEHIFTVNNNMNEIEVVLFPLLKELVIDRMMNLRELVSPAILSPKSFSSLCKIEISYCPNLGALPLHLKSLKDVSVFDECSDELLYSISNLSALTHLSLYMMNERSVLFPAAKPLMFDVEIQSSSSTLADNNEAQIGVRSTFQSLQSLSMWYCNKLRSLFDEGMIMQDTLKISASQNQQNHDHHLQGQTERTRGLINSLTELFIYGCPELMISVEEFENLNMNNSLQRLTICDCPKLVSSEEADDFIALLCSLRTRLGRENFNVDILLEKKDEEHCIVAI; translated from the coding sequence ATGGTTGATGCAGCTCTAATCAGTGGTTTGCTTTCAAACTTGGTACCTCTTATTAAGGATGAATTCTCATTGTTTTGGAGTTTTCAGAAGGAGGTTCAAAAGCTATCCAGCACGCTATCTTCAATTAATGCCGTACTTGAGGATGCAGAGAGAAAGAATCTGCAGGAGAAGGACAAACAAATGGAAGATTGGTTGCGGAAACTAAAAAATGTGGCATATGAGGTTCGAGACATCATGGATGACTGCACCTTTCAAGATCTTCGTCTTCAACTCAAAAGGCTTAATGCCTCCTCTTCAACCCGGATCAAGGTAACCAACTCAATAATCCATCCTTTTAGCAGTACTTGGACACGTCTAAAAGTTGGTCACAAAATTAAGGATGCTCAAGAGAAACTAGATCAAATTTCTTCAGAGCGCCAAAAGTTACATTTGTGTGAATCTATTCATGACTCAAAAATAGACAAGTTTACTAGTAATTGGCGTGAAACCATGTCTCTTTCTAGCTGTAATCAAGTATATGGGAGAGATAAGGAGAAGAAACAGATTGTTGATATTCTAGTCAATAATTCATCTAGTGCTTGTGTTGATAAGAAATTATCTGTTCTGTCCATTGTTGGAATTGGGGGTCTTGGTAAAACAACACTTGCCCAAATGGTCTTCAACGACGAGGAGATTTCTAAGCATTTTGACACCAAAATTTGGGTTTGTGTTTCTGATGAATTTGATATTAAGTTGGTGATCAAAGCCATCATAGGAACAACAAATGAAACTTCCTTAGAGATATTGCAGAAAATGATTCAAGAAAAATTGAAAgggaaaaaatatttgattgtattggATGATGTTTGGAATGAAAATGTTGAGGCATGGGATCAGTTGAGATCTATATTAGATTGTGGATCAAATGGTGCGTTTGTCCTTACCACGACACGTAAAAGAAATGTGGCAAGAATCATGGAAACAATTGAACATTTTCAGTTATCAGGGCTCTCTAACAATGATTGTTGGCTACTTTTGGAAGAGCGTGCATTTATGTGTGGAACACCAAAAACTCCAAACTTTGTTGATATTGGAAAAGAAATAGTTAAAAAATGTAAGGGTGTTCCTTTAGTTGCGAAGACATTGGGAAGTCAATTGGGTTTCAAGAGTGATTCAAATGAATGGCGTAAAATAAGAGACAGTAAAATATGGGAGATATTTCAAAATGAAGAATCTGATCTCTTACCTATTCTAAGGTTGAGTTACTATGACCTCCCTTATCATTTGAGAAGATGTTTTGTGTTTTGTGCTATATTTCCCAAAGATACTGTAATTGAAAAGGAGAGATTAATCCAATTGTGGATGGCCCATGATTTAATTCCTACATTTACAAACCAATCAGTTGAAGATATTGGGAATACAATTTGGAAGGAATTGTGTTGGAGATCCTTTTTTCAAGACGATAACTTAAATTGGATTGGACTACATGAAATATGTAACATGCACGACCTTATGTACGAGCTTGCTCAATCTGTTATGAAAGATGAATGTTATACATTGGATGCTAATAGCTCAAATGATGGTATAAGACTAGAAATTCGCCATTTAGCAGTAAAGGTTGatgaatttttcaaaacatcatttcattctctTATGAAAATTGGAGGGTTACAATCAATAATGCTTCATGGAAAATTCACAAAGAAGATTTTGAGTTTCTTGAGGGAACTCCCATCTTTACGTGTCCTTGGAGTTATCCACAAGGTGCAATATCAAGATTTGCGTTATGTGGGATGTCTAAAACACCTTAGATACTTAGACATTTCCGGTAGTACTCAGATAACAACATTACCTGATAGTATTTGTGATCTCTTGAACTTACAGACTTTGAAACTCAATGAGTGTTCTAATCTTGAAAGTTTGCCCAGACATACGAAAGACCTTGTTAGCCTACGACATCTTTATTTGAAGGGTTGTCATAGATTAAAATATATGCCTAGAGGGATGGGGCAATTGAAACATCTGAAGACATTAAACTTGTTTGTGATAAGCAAAAAAGAGAGAGACGGCCAACTAGATGAGTTAAGAGAATTGGATATCGGCGGGTCATTGGAAATTAAGAACCTTGGAAGAGTTAGTGATGCATCTATTGCAAGAGGGACAAGTATGGCTAAAAAGACGAGTATAGATGAATTGAAGTTGGATTGGAGATCttatgatgaagatgatgagagCAAGAGTATTAGACATGAGATAATAGGTGAAGCTCTAGAGGTTTCAACTGCGAGGCTGAAGATATTGAGAATGATTGATTACAAAGGAATGAATCTCCCAAAATGGGTGGGAAAGTCATCTCCTTCCCTAACGCGTCTTGTGCTTAGGGACTTGGACAATGTGAATACTATTGCTAGTAGTAGAGATGCCATTGAAATGACAGTACTATTCCCTTTGTTAGAGGAACTGGAGATTAATGGCATGATGAATTTGAGGGAATTGGTGTCACCTAGCTGTTGGAGTACTGGAGCATTCCCTAATTTATGCAGGTTGGATATATCTAATTGCCCAAATCTAGGGAGATTGCCGCCCCATCTCAAAGCACTCAAAGATGTAACTGTGCTGGGTGAATGTTCAGAGGAATTGTTATATAGCATCGGGAATCTTAATGGGCTCACTCGTCTTGAACTTAAACTTAGtagattgaataataatgtGGAGCACATATTTACCGTCAACAACAACATGAATGAAATTGAAGTAGTGTTATTCCCTTTGTTAAAGGAACTTGTTATTGATAGAATGATGAACTTGAGGGAATTGGTGTCTCCTGCTATTCTTAGTCCCAAATCATTCTCTAGTCTATGCAAGATTGAGATATCTTATTGCCCAAACCTAGGGGCCTTGCCACTGCATCTCAAATCACTCAAAGATGTATCTGTGTTTGATGAATGTTCGGATGAGTTGTTATATAGCATCTCAAATCTTAGTGCTCTCACTCATCTCTCTCTTTATATGATGAATGAAAGAAGTGTCTTATTTCCAGCTGCTAAGCCATTAATGTTTGATGTTGAGATACAATCATCATCGTCAACCCTTGCGGACAATAATGAAGCACAAATAGGAGTACGCTCAACTTTCCAATCTCTTCAATCCCTGTCTATGTGGTACTGCAACAAGTTAAGGAGTTTGTTTGACGAGGGAATGATAATGCAAGATACATTAAAGATTAGTGCCAGCCAGAACCAACAAAACCATGATCATCATCTTCAAGGACAAACAGAAAGAACAAGAGGTCTCATCAACTCTCTCACGGAATTGTTTATTTACGGTTGTCCCGAGCTGATGATATCAGTTGAGGAATTTGAAAACCTCAATATGAATAATTCACTACAGAGATTGACTATCTGTGATTGTCCTAAGTTGGTGTCTTCAGAAGAAGCAGACGATTTTATCGCACTCCTATGTTCCCTTCGAACCAGACTTGGTCGTGAGAACTTCAATGTAGATATTCTATTGGAAAAGAAAGACGAAGAGCATTGCATAGTGGCCATATAA